Proteins from one Impatiens glandulifera chromosome 2, dImpGla2.1, whole genome shotgun sequence genomic window:
- the LOC124924321 gene encoding B3 domain-containing protein At2g31420-like, with protein sequence MNSEFCKMIRTIVKEEAEFDVKEFDRQTNKLKHSLRGCNEKDRMEKIREMILKRDVNNIQHKPEVKVRCINIPENKDHKKRKTTKVDNSPSPVSGVFNEASSSSPIPKKKQKKFDYSTAKSLPDSLLDKINQLGGDGVILIIQKTLCLTDLSNHHRRVSLPKSQMKPGSTTFLNPVERDFLDSDGDENGRPKLIVGFIEPSGSMDEITLGTWNMGENRMYNLMHTWNNVVAANKLKVGTSIQLWAFRVQSKLWFALVIV encoded by the exons ATGAATAGTGAGTTTTGCAAGATGATTAGAACAATTGTGAAAGAAGAAGCTGAGTTCGACGTGAAAGAATTTGACCGCCAAACAAATAAGTTAAAGCATTCACTTCGTGGGTGCAACGAGAAAGACAGAATGGAGAAGATACGAGAAATGATATTAAAGCGTGACGTCAACAACATCCAGCATAAACCAGAAGTAAAAGTCCGTTGTATTAATATCCCTGAAAACAAAGATCATAAAAA GCGTAAAACAACAAAAGTGGACAACTCTCCTTCACCTGTTAGTGGAGTTTTCAATGAAGCGTCGTCGTCGTCGCCTATCCCTAAGAAAAAACAGAAGAAGTTCGACTATTCTACTGCAAAGAGTTTACCGGACTCGCTTTTGGACAAAATTAATCAGTTAGGGGGAGATGGTGTGATTTTGATTATTCAAAAAACCTTATGTTTAACCGACTTGAGTAATCATCATCGTCGCGTGTCACTCCCCAAAAGTCAAATGAAACCCGGTTCAACAACGTTTCTTAATCCCGTTGAGAGAGACTTTCTCGATTCCGATGGTGATGAAAATGGTAGACCAAAACTGATTGTGGGGTTCATTGAACCGTCTGGAAGCATGGACGAAATAACATTAGGAACATGGAATATGGGAGAGAACCGAATGTATAACTTGATGCATACATGGAATAACGTAGTAGCTGCAAACAAGTTAAAAGTCGGAACATCAATTCAACTTTGGGCTTTTCGAGTTCAATCCAAACTCTGGTTTGCACTAGTTAttgtttaa